A single region of the Populus nigra chromosome 2, ddPopNigr1.1, whole genome shotgun sequence genome encodes:
- the LOC133681622 gene encoding heavy metal-associated isoprenylated plant protein 39-like isoform X2 produces MKTVSTLTGIDSMAMDMKEKKLTVIGTVDPVNAVSKLRKYWPADIITVGPAKEPEKKEEAKKEEPKKEEAKKEEPKKEEAKPEEAKKEEPKKEEEKKGEEKKEEKKGEEKKEEKKEEEKKKEPAPPPDPVMELVKAYRAYNPQMTTYYYVQSMEENPNACVIC; encoded by the exons ATGAAGACAGTCTCTACTCTTACAG GAATTGATTCCATGGCCATGGAcatgaaggaaaagaaattaacCGTGATCGGAACGGTTGATCCTGTAAATGCAGTCAGCAAACTGAGAAAATATTGGCCAGCAGACATTATCACAGTAGGGCCAGCAAAAGAGCCTGAGAAGAAAGAGGAGGCTAAGAAGGAGGAACCCAAGAAAGAGGAGGCTAAGAAGGAGGAACCTAAGAAGGAAGAAGCGAAGCCAGAGGAAGCCAAGAAGGAAGAACCcaaaaaagaggaggagaagaagggggaagagaagaaggaggagaagaagggggaagagaagaaggaggagaagaaggaggaagagaagaagaaagagccaGCACCACCGCCGGACCCAGTTATGGAGCTTGTCAAGGCTTACAGAGCTTACAATCCTCAAATGACGACATATTACTATGTCCAAAGCATGGAAGAGAATCCAAATGCATGTGTAATTTGTTAA
- the LOC133681622 gene encoding heavy metal-associated isoprenylated plant protein 39-like isoform X1 has product MKKFVLKVELHDDKAKQKAMKTVSTLTGIDSMAMDMKEKKLTVIGTVDPVNAVSKLRKYWPADIITVGPAKEPEKKEEAKKEEPKKEEAKKEEPKKEEAKPEEAKKEEPKKEEEKKGEEKKEEKKGEEKKEEKKEEEKKKEPAPPPDPVMELVKAYRAYNPQMTTYYYVQSMEENPNACVIC; this is encoded by the exons ATGAAG AAGTTTGTGTTGAAAGTGGAGTTGCACGATGACAAAGCCAAGCAAAAGGCTATGAAGACAGTCTCTACTCTTACAG GAATTGATTCCATGGCCATGGAcatgaaggaaaagaaattaacCGTGATCGGAACGGTTGATCCTGTAAATGCAGTCAGCAAACTGAGAAAATATTGGCCAGCAGACATTATCACAGTAGGGCCAGCAAAAGAGCCTGAGAAGAAAGAGGAGGCTAAGAAGGAGGAACCCAAGAAAGAGGAGGCTAAGAAGGAGGAACCTAAGAAGGAAGAAGCGAAGCCAGAGGAAGCCAAGAAGGAAGAACCcaaaaaagaggaggagaagaagggggaagagaagaaggaggagaagaagggggaagagaagaaggaggagaagaaggaggaagagaagaagaaagagccaGCACCACCGCCGGACCCAGTTATGGAGCTTGTCAAGGCTTACAGAGCTTACAATCCTCAAATGACGACATATTACTATGTCCAAAGCATGGAAGAGAATCCAAATGCATGTGTAATTTGTTAA